The Amycolatopsis coloradensis sequence GACCTTGAGCCCGTGCCGCCGCGCGAGCCGTCCGACCACGAACAGCCCGAGCACACTGGTCGGCGCCAGTTCGAGCCGTTCGCGTTCGACCAGCCGCCGGTTCTCCTCGGCGAGCCGTTCCGCGGTCATGCCGATGCCCTGGTCCACGATCACGATCAGGCAGGAGCCGTCGGGCAGGATCTTCGTTCCGACGTCCACAAAGGACTCCGGCGGCGAGAACGACGTGGCGTTCTCCAGCAGCTCGGCGAAGATCAGCACCAGATCGGAGCCGAAGGGCGACGACAACAGGACGTCGCCCATCGAACCGAGCCGCACGCGCTGGTAGTCCTCGATCTCCGCGAGCGCCGAACGTAGCGCCGTCGACAGCTCGATCGGACCGGAAATCCTTGCCTCGTCACGGTTCCCCGACACGACGAGGAGGTTGTCCGCGTTCCGGCGCAGACGGGTGGAGAGATGGTCGAGCCGGTAGAGGCTGGCCAGCAGGGCGACGTCCTGCTCGTTGCGCTCCAGTTCGTCGACCAGCGCGAGCTGCCTGCCCACCAGGTTCTGCGTGCGCTTCGCGACGTTGGCGAACATGAGGCCGACGTTGCGCCGCGTGACGGCCTGCCGTTCCACCAGTTCGGCCGCGGTGGCCTGCACCCGGTTGAACGCCTCGGCCAGTTTGCCGAGTTCGTCCTGTGAGGACACGTCGATGGTGGCGAGCCGCGGCGCGAGTTCTTCGGCCTGCTCGGTGTCGGTGACGCGGACCAGTTCGGTGCTCGCGAGGTCCGCGACCGACGTCGCCGCCGTGGTCAGCTTCCGCAGCGGATCCGCGATCGACCGGCTGACCGCGATCGCGAGACCACCGACCAGCAGGAACAGCACCCCGGCGCCGATACCGATCGTCCACGCCAGGTTCTGCGCCGCGTCGGCTCGCGCGGTCGCGGCATAGGTGATGCCGGTGGTGACCGCGTCCTGGGCGAGGCGCCGCTGGTTCGACTGGGCGTCGACGGCGCCGAGGATGTCCGGCAGCAGGCTCTGCACGGCCTGCGGGCCGCGGGCCTCCGGGAGCCTGGCTTCCAGCGCGTCGACCCGGCGGCCCGTCTCGCCCTGCTCCACCGCGACGACCTGTGTGGCCTGGGCGACGTCGGCCTGCTGCACGAACCGTTCGAGGAACAGCGACGACTGCTGTTTCGCGTCGGCCAGCACCGGCGTGCCCGATTCGGGGGTGACCAGCACGATGATCAACGCCATACCGCGCAACGAGTTCTCCTCGTTCGCGCGCAGCAGCGCGTCGAGCGCGGTCAGCTGCCGGGTGCCTTCCGCGTCACTGGTCTGCTGCGGAACCAGGCGGAGCGAGTTGATGACCGCGTCGATCACCGCGTGATACGTCCGCGCCACGCTGTCGAGTGAGGCGCCGCGCCGGAGCGCGTTCTCCCGGATCTCGTTCAGCGATCCGATGCGCACCAGCGCCGCCGCGAGTTCTTCCGGCGCGTCGGCGCTCAGCTGCGAACGCACCTGGTTCACCGTGTCCGCGACGACGGTCTGCTGCTTCAGCATCGCCGAACTGCTCGCCGACGAAGACGCGATGTAGTGCGCCGTCAGCAGCCGTTCCCGCTGCAGTTCCCAGGCGAGCGTGCCGAGCGCCCGGGCCTGCGACGCGACGTCGGCGGTGATGCGGGCGGACCGGGCGTCGTCGATCTCCCCGGCGACGTAAGGCACCGACACCAGGACCACGGCGGTCAGCGGCAGCATCAGGAGCAGGTTGAGCTTGCCCCGGATGCCGAGCCTGCCGAGCAATCCGGACCGCGACCCGCGTTCGGGCCGGGTCTTCCCGTGCCTCATGGTCACCTTTCTCCCCGGCTCCGCCCGAGGTGTCCGCGGTGCTGTTCCCGGACGAGGTCTTCGATGGACGCGCGCAGCGCGACGAACTCCGGCGCGCGTTTGACCGCGAGGTCGCGTTCGGCGGGCAGGTCGACCACGATGTCGGCGGCCACCCGGCCCGGATCCGAGGCCAGCACCACGACGCGGCGGCCGAGGAACACGGCCTCTTCGACGTCGTGGGTCACCATCAGCACGGTGGTGTGCGTGTCGGTCCAGATCCG is a genomic window containing:
- a CDS encoding sensor histidine kinase; translation: MRHGKTRPERGSRSGLLGRLGIRGKLNLLLMLPLTAVVLVSVPYVAGEIDDARSARITADVASQARALGTLAWELQRERLLTAHYIASSSASSSAMLKQQTVVADTVNQVRSQLSADAPEELAAALVRIGSLNEIRENALRRGASLDSVARTYHAVIDAVINSLRLVPQQTSDAEGTRQLTALDALLRANEENSLRGMALIIVLVTPESGTPVLADAKQQSSLFLERFVQQADVAQATQVVAVEQGETGRRVDALEARLPEARGPQAVQSLLPDILGAVDAQSNQRRLAQDAVTTGITYAATARADAAQNLAWTIGIGAGVLFLLVGGLAIAVSRSIADPLRKLTTAATSVADLASTELVRVTDTEQAEELAPRLATIDVSSQDELGKLAEAFNRVQATAAELVERQAVTRRNVGLMFANVAKRTQNLVGRQLALVDELERNEQDVALLASLYRLDHLSTRLRRNADNLLVVSGNRDEARISGPIELSTALRSALAEIEDYQRVRLGSMGDVLLSSPFGSDLVLIFAELLENATSFSPPESFVDVGTKILPDGSCLIVIVDQGIGMTAERLAEENRRLVERERLELAPTSVLGLFVVGRLARRHGLKVELTETEPGAGITARLTVPPNLLTYRPPTPKSVPAPPVWPTAEPSEEPEPRQKATPSEPPTLAIAGMIPRDGQRPRDFRWFRKTDGEIAEPAPAPVPVPEPAPVYQAPAPTLTAADPGETRGGLRRRVKGAQLPGAPEAPSRQKSRHDPEAAKAAFDGFEAGLAKATAPPAAAPAPMPTPTPVPAASRGGLTRRVPGAQLAPGLAKGPAARHQTARAALNTTKPKGMRDPEAERAAFDAFSDGLEKAVNPEMQQREKSKR